The following coding sequences lie in one Cannabis sativa cultivar Pink pepper isolate KNU-18-1 chromosome 5, ASM2916894v1, whole genome shotgun sequence genomic window:
- the LOC133038321 gene encoding uncharacterized protein LOC133038321 → MGEESFEHLFLSCDLAFHLWRSSPWGIFPVCDTGIRVWDWVKFIWDLNKRGIEANDVFLYASIVVDTIWRVRNEKVHNNCSPDIIKCIDNVCTSYADYHDSLLPSPSLDLTEAWSPPPPEWIKLNCDVKVGLNSMCIAVVARNHLGSVIRVQTAREDFSDALCGEAAACCLAVSVALDIGSKFAIVENDSRMVINALNGIDSHWAIENYVSFCTNSSPLFISCNFSYVRRTCNFAAHNVARWAFAHKVFGAIPIASLPDNILCNDREV, encoded by the coding sequence ATGGGGGAAGAATCCTTTGAACATCTTTTCCTATCCTGTGATTTAGCTTTTCACCTTTGGCGATCTTCTCCCTGGGGCATTTTCCCAGTGTGTGATACTGGCATCCGTGTTTGGGACTGGGTCAAGTTTATCTGGGATTTAAATAAAAGAGGGATTGAAGCTAACGATGTTTTCCTGTATGCCTCGATTGTGGTGGATACTATTTGGAGAGTGCGAAATGAGAAGGTCCATAATAACTGTTCTCCTGACATAATAAAATGTATTGACAATGTTTGTACTTCTTATGCAGATTACCATGATTCTTTGCTGCCTAGTCCCAGTCTTGATCTTACCGAAGCTTGGTCCCCTCCTCCTCCGGAGTGGATTAAGTTGAATTGCGATGTCAAAGTGGGACTCAATAGTATGTGCATTGCTGTTGTGGCAAGGAATCATCTTGGCAGTGTGATTAGAGTTCAGACGGCTCGGGAAGACTTCTCGGATGCTCTGTGCGGAGAAGCTGCGGCCTGCTGCTTAGCTGTGTCTGTTGCTTTAGATATTGGATCCAAATTTGCTATAGTGGAGAATGACTCGAGGATGGTTATCAACGCACTTAATGGGATTGACTCTCATTGGGCTATTGAAAACTATGTCTCTTTTTGTACTAATTCTTCTCCTTTATTTAtaagttgtaatttttcttatgttCGCAGAACTTGTAACTTTGCCGCTCATAATGTGGCTAGATGGGCATTTGCTCATAAGGTGTTTGGGGCTATCCCGATTGCCTCTCTACCTGACAATATACTGTGTAACGACCGTGAGGTCTAA